One Natronomonas moolapensis 8.8.11 genomic region harbors:
- a CDS encoding NAD-binding protein, producing the protein MLRVRAAVALTGIIAVLSVVTGIVNIGSTGVSGPLAPFVPEAAARTAGFTGAMTGFLMSLSVYGLYRGYRVAWYSSVLLLPVTGVQGLAQSSVLSFPLVALSALAIPILLLNRRYFGRSVDLSVTQLASLAAVLAVQAYGTVGTYALRDEFNEVETALDAFYFTLVTASTVGYGDLTASSQVGRLFSMSVLLTGVASFGVALGTLLGPLIEAHLATALGNMTDKQLDLLENHYVVTGYGDLTEPILENLEGCEAVVVVEDPDDAKGLRDRGHEVVTADPSDEDPLRRLHIDRARGLIVATNNDAEDAMVILTARELNPGLRIVAAATDRENVRKLKRAGADAVLSPAVLGGHLLVESVFGDDDPERVVDTLLGEGPSGQ; encoded by the coding sequence CTGCTCCGGGTCCGCGCCGCGGTCGCGTTGACGGGGATCATCGCCGTGCTCTCGGTCGTCACCGGCATCGTGAACATCGGTTCGACCGGGGTGTCCGGGCCGCTGGCGCCGTTCGTCCCCGAGGCCGCCGCCCGGACGGCGGGGTTCACCGGGGCGATGACCGGGTTCTTGATGTCTCTGAGCGTGTATGGGCTCTATCGCGGCTACCGGGTCGCGTGGTACTCCTCCGTCCTCTTGCTCCCGGTCACCGGCGTTCAGGGGCTCGCACAGTCGAGCGTACTCTCGTTCCCGCTCGTCGCGCTCTCGGCGCTCGCGATACCGATACTCCTGTTGAACCGCCGGTACTTCGGTCGAAGCGTCGACCTCTCGGTGACGCAGTTGGCCTCGCTGGCGGCGGTGTTAGCGGTCCAGGCGTACGGCACCGTCGGGACGTACGCACTCCGCGACGAATTCAACGAGGTCGAGACGGCACTGGACGCGTTCTACTTTACGCTCGTCACCGCCTCGACCGTCGGCTACGGCGACCTCACCGCGAGCTCGCAGGTCGGCCGTCTGTTTTCTATGTCTGTCCTCCTGACCGGCGTTGCCAGCTTCGGCGTCGCTCTGGGGACACTTCTCGGCCCGCTCATCGAAGCCCACCTCGCCACCGCACTCGGAAATATGACCGACAAACAACTCGATCTGTTGGAGAACCACTACGTCGTCACCGGCTACGGCGACCTGACCGAACCGATCCTCGAGAATCTAGAGGGCTGTGAGGCCGTCGTCGTCGTCGAGGACCCCGACGACGCCAAAGGGCTCCGCGACCGCGGCCACGAGGTCGTTACTGCAGACCCGAGCGACGAGGACCCCCTCAGGCGGCTCCACATCGACCGCGCCCGCGGGCTCATCGTCGCGACGAACAACGACGCCGAGGACGCGATGGTGATCCTGACCGCACGGGAGCTCAACCCCGGCCTCCGGATCGTCGCGGCGGCGACCGACCGCGAGAACGTCCGGAAGCTCAAACGCGCCGGCGCGGACGCCGTGTTGAGCCCGGCGGTCCTGGGCGGGCACCTCCTCGTCGAGTCCGTCTTCGGCGACGACGACCCCGAACGCGTCGTCGATACGCTGTTGGGCGAGGGGCCGAGCGGACAGTAG
- a CDS encoding nucleoside phosphorylase, which produces MAKQPHLLVEPGDLADLALVPGDPERVDRIADRCEDAITVAQNREYKLINATYGGRDVTICSTGIGSPSAAIAAEELAAVGVETFVRVGTTGALQPDIEIGDTVVATGASKDEGTTKRYEAATVPAVSDYGTLSALVDSAEAREAPVHVGPIATDDAFYAETDAHVEAWSEAGLLCVEMEAAALFTLARRKGLAAGAICTVDGNLVEGTQKGETDDEELPEKAKDNVGRAIDIALDAATRL; this is translated from the coding sequence ATGGCGAAACAACCGCATCTGCTGGTCGAGCCGGGCGATCTCGCCGATCTGGCCCTCGTTCCCGGCGACCCGGAGCGTGTCGACCGCATCGCCGACCGCTGTGAGGACGCGATCACCGTCGCACAGAACCGCGAGTACAAGCTGATCAACGCCACCTACGGGGGACGCGACGTGACGATCTGCTCGACGGGGATCGGGTCGCCGTCGGCCGCCATCGCCGCCGAGGAACTGGCCGCCGTCGGCGTCGAGACGTTCGTCCGGGTCGGGACGACCGGCGCGCTCCAGCCCGACATCGAGATCGGCGATACCGTCGTCGCGACGGGCGCGTCGAAAGACGAGGGGACGACGAAGCGCTACGAGGCCGCCACCGTCCCCGCCGTTTCCGACTACGGGACGCTGTCAGCGCTCGTCGACTCGGCCGAAGCGCGCGAGGCCCCGGTCCACGTCGGTCCCATCGCCACCGACGACGCCTTCTACGCCGAGACCGACGCCCACGTCGAGGCGTGGTCCGAGGCCGGACTGCTCTGCGTGGAGATGGAGGCCGCTGCGCTGTTCACGCTCGCCCGCCGGAAGGGCCTCGCCGCGGGCGCGATCTGCACCGTCGACGGCAACCTGGTCGAGGGGACTCAAAAAGGCGAGACCGACGACGAGGAGCTCCCCGAGAAGGCCAAAGACAACGTCGGGCGAGCGATCGATATCGCACTCGACGCCGCGACGCGGCTGTAG
- a CDS encoding APC family permease, with product MTSKPPGPDGGSTELGGEGTNVGGESPEPDPDAVGGEATIHDDTELERTIGLAGGLAIGIGTMIGAGIFVFPGLAAGNAGPAAALSFAIGGAIALLVALPASELATAMPRSGGGYFFISRSMGTAYGAVVGLGLWLGLVFASAFYLVGLGHYAAAVFAEVGLALPISPVVPLGLFFGVVLTAVSIGGTENTAKVQNAVVAVLLVILTAFLTYGSLDALGVFGRGTVPEAFFSQGTFPAFSTAALVFTSYLGFAQVATVAGDIQSPSRNLPLAMVGSVLVVTAFYVVTVFVATSAFGAERLSTFGETAMVEVAREFLGRPGAVAVLLAGLLATFSSANASILSGSRTVYALSRDALLPKRASEINLRYGTPHVALLAGGGPILVLVATGRVEVLAEVASLLHLVMYGLICTAVIVLRRRGPTWYDPSYRMPGVPALPAVGAVASFGLVAFMQPASIGVGVAVMAVSYLWYRYYAGSVELEGVV from the coding sequence ATGACATCGAAGCCCCCCGGCCCCGACGGTGGGTCGACGGAACTTGGGGGCGAGGGGACGAACGTCGGCGGGGAGTCACCCGAACCCGACCCCGACGCGGTCGGCGGGGAGGCGACGATCCACGACGACACCGAACTGGAGCGGACGATCGGACTCGCCGGCGGACTCGCCATCGGGATCGGGACGATGATCGGCGCGGGGATCTTCGTCTTTCCGGGGCTTGCGGCCGGCAACGCCGGGCCGGCGGCGGCGCTCTCGTTCGCTATCGGCGGCGCGATCGCTCTCCTCGTCGCCCTGCCGGCCTCCGAACTCGCGACGGCGATGCCGCGAAGCGGCGGCGGTTACTTCTTCATTTCCCGGAGCATGGGCACCGCCTACGGCGCGGTGGTCGGTCTCGGGCTGTGGCTGGGTCTCGTCTTCGCTTCGGCGTTCTACCTCGTCGGTTTGGGCCACTACGCGGCGGCCGTCTTCGCCGAGGTCGGACTCGCGCTCCCGATCAGCCCCGTCGTCCCGCTCGGGCTGTTCTTCGGCGTCGTTTTGACCGCCGTGAGCATCGGAGGCACAGAGAACACCGCGAAGGTACAGAACGCCGTCGTCGCCGTCCTCCTCGTCATCCTGACGGCGTTTTTGACCTACGGCTCCCTCGACGCGCTCGGCGTTTTCGGGCGCGGAACCGTCCCCGAGGCGTTCTTTTCGCAGGGGACGTTTCCGGCGTTCAGCACCGCTGCGCTCGTGTTTACGTCGTATCTCGGCTTCGCACAGGTCGCGACGGTCGCCGGCGACATCCAGTCGCCGAGTCGGAACCTCCCGCTCGCGATGGTCGGCTCAGTCCTCGTCGTGACCGCGTTCTACGTCGTGACCGTCTTCGTCGCCACGAGCGCCTTCGGCGCCGAACGGCTCTCGACGTTCGGCGAGACGGCGATGGTCGAGGTCGCACGGGAGTTTCTGGGCCGGCCGGGCGCGGTCGCGGTCCTCCTGGCCGGGCTCTTGGCGACGTTCTCGAGTGCGAACGCGTCGATACTCAGCGGCTCCCGGACTGTCTACGCGCTGAGCCGGGACGCGCTCTTGCCGAAGCGGGCCAGCGAGATCAACCTCCGGTACGGGACGCCGCACGTCGCGTTGCTCGCGGGCGGCGGCCCGATCTTGGTTCTCGTCGCCACCGGACGGGTCGAAGTGCTCGCCGAGGTGGCCTCCCTCCTGCATCTGGTCATGTACGGGCTGATCTGCACCGCCGTGATCGTCCTCCGCCGGCGCGGTCCGACGTGGTACGATCCGAGCTACCGGATGCCCGGCGTTCCGGCCCTGCCGGCGGTCGGCGCGGTCGCGAGCTTCGGGTTGGTCGCGTTCATGCAGCCCGCCTCGATCGGTGTTGGGGTCGCCGTGATGGCCGTCTCGTACCTGTGGTACCGCTACTACGCCGGAAGCGTCGAACTCGAAGGAGTCGTCTGA
- a CDS encoding SCO family protein, translated as MDRRRYLQSIGTAGVAATAGCLGVVPGLGTGRTVLDEPEIDLSAASHPSHGDDVPDVTLPDPLLGEAVSTTEFAGERAFLMTFIYTNCPDGMCPALTLRLRRAQAVAAEAGYGDQSAFLATTFDPERDTADVLEEFAVEQGVDLDAGNWHFLRPESYEAGQELMEEEFGLVIEKAAADEYESLEYAFPHYNLILLVNKQGVVERAYPNGATVDVERVVEDFETVVTA; from the coding sequence ATGGACCGCCGCCGGTATCTACAGTCGATCGGCACAGCAGGCGTCGCCGCCACAGCCGGGTGTCTGGGTGTGGTCCCCGGGCTCGGCACCGGCCGGACGGTGCTCGACGAACCCGAAATCGACCTGAGCGCGGCGTCGCACCCGAGCCATGGCGACGACGTCCCCGACGTCACGCTCCCGGACCCGTTGCTCGGCGAGGCGGTGTCGACGACGGAGTTCGCGGGCGAACGCGCCTTCCTCATGACATTCATTTACACGAACTGCCCCGACGGGATGTGCCCGGCGCTCACCCTCCGGCTCCGGCGGGCCCAGGCCGTCGCGGCCGAGGCGGGCTACGGCGATCAGTCGGCGTTTCTGGCGACGACGTTCGACCCCGAACGCGACACGGCCGACGTCTTAGAGGAGTTCGCCGTCGAGCAGGGCGTCGACCTCGACGCCGGCAACTGGCACTTCCTGCGCCCCGAGAGCTACGAGGCGGGCCAAGAACTCATGGAGGAGGAGTTCGGGCTGGTGATCGAGAAGGCCGCCGCCGACGAGTACGAGAGCCTCGAATACGCCTTCCCACACTACAACTTGATCCTCCTCGTCAACAAGCAAGGCGTCGTCGAGCGCGCCTACCCCAACGGCGCGACGGTCGACGTCGAGCGCGTCGTCGAGGACTTCGAGACCGTGGTGACGGCCTGA
- a CDS encoding TlpA family protein disulfide reductase, which yields MRRRDLLAGVGSVAVLGGAGAVAVGGFPSVETGASGRGGTADSGTEETELTGQRDPIAVETIDAPGSEAGEVRIPAAEPTFIDFFGTWCPPCIEQMPALAEANERVGGDVLFVSVTTENVGGSVTKDEVVEWWETHGGNWTLGIDPTAELAARYAPPGYPAAFAIEASGTVAWSDAGVKTADELVAGIERAMA from the coding sequence ATGCGCCGACGGGACCTGCTCGCCGGGGTCGGAAGCGTGGCGGTACTCGGAGGGGCCGGTGCGGTCGCTGTCGGCGGGTTTCCATCGGTCGAGACCGGCGCTTCGGGTCGAGGAGGAACCGCCGATTCGGGGACGGAGGAGACGGAACTGACCGGACAGCGGGATCCGATTGCAGTCGAGACGATCGACGCCCCGGGGAGCGAGGCCGGCGAGGTCCGGATACCCGCCGCCGAGCCGACCTTTATCGATTTCTTCGGAACGTGGTGCCCCCCCTGCATCGAGCAGATGCCGGCGCTTGCGGAGGCGAACGAGCGGGTCGGCGGGGACGTCCTGTTCGTCTCCGTGACGACGGAGAACGTCGGCGGGTCCGTCACGAAAGACGAGGTCGTCGAGTGGTGGGAGACCCACGGCGGGAACTGGACGCTCGGGATCGACCCGACCGCGGAGCTGGCGGCTCGATACGCCCCGCCGGGGTATCCCGCCGCCTTCGCTATCGAGGCCTCCGGGACGGTGGCGTGGTCCGACGCCGGAGTCAAGACGGCCGACGAACTCGTCGCCGGGATCGAGCGGGCGATGGCATAG
- a CDS encoding DUF63 family protein, whose product MPLPADFALPPAPYLAALAVGAAVAVAALYRRRPRVTAASVTAFAPWVAAGGALYALHQVGVPRDSLDPLFGSPAVYVTVGILAGGVWATVADRPAESWSASGAPALLAGAGSALLLAALAAAAFGPTPAGTGGGGTPVASVAIAVVSVVVAATAWGVLRRVRDVDATGSVGSLAVFGHTLDGVSTAVGYDLLGFGEQTPLSRLIIDAGAALPTAELIGAGWLFAAVKVGLGVAVVALFEEYVRADPTEGYLLLGLVVAVGLGPGVHNVVLFALA is encoded by the coding sequence GTGCCACTTCCCGCCGACTTCGCGTTGCCGCCGGCGCCCTACCTCGCCGCGCTCGCGGTCGGGGCCGCCGTCGCCGTCGCGGCGCTGTACCGCCGCCGGCCACGCGTGACCGCCGCATCGGTGACCGCGTTCGCCCCCTGGGTCGCCGCCGGCGGGGCGCTGTACGCGCTCCACCAGGTCGGGGTCCCGCGGGACTCACTCGACCCGCTGTTCGGGTCGCCCGCGGTGTACGTCACCGTCGGGATCCTCGCCGGGGGCGTCTGGGCCACCGTCGCCGACCGCCCCGCCGAGTCGTGGAGCGCCTCGGGCGCGCCGGCGCTTCTGGCCGGGGCCGGGAGCGCGCTTCTCCTCGCCGCGCTGGCGGCCGCGGCGTTCGGGCCGACGCCGGCCGGGACTGGTGGCGGGGGCACGCCTGTCGCCTCGGTCGCCATCGCGGTCGTTTCCGTCGTCGTCGCCGCGACGGCGTGGGGCGTCCTGCGTCGCGTCCGGGACGTCGACGCGACGGGCAGCGTCGGCTCCCTCGCCGTCTTCGGCCACACGCTCGACGGCGTCTCCACGGCGGTCGGCTACGACCTGTTGGGATTCGGCGAGCAGACCCCGCTCTCGCGGCTGATCATCGACGCCGGGGCGGCGCTGCCGACGGCCGAACTGATCGGGGCCGGGTGGCTCTTCGCCGCGGTGAAGGTCGGCCTCGGGGTCGCGGTCGTCGCCCTCTTCGAGGAGTACGTCCGCGCCGACCCGACCGAAGGCTACCTGCTGCTCGGTCTCGTCGTCGCCGTCGGTCTCGGCCCCGGCGTCCACAACGTCGTGCTCTTTGCGCTCGCGTAG
- the map gene encoding type II methionyl aminopeptidase — protein MSVDLTDERYEKHREAGDILAQVRAEAADRVEVGASHLDVAEYAEERIRELGGEPAFPVNISVDEEAAHATPEPDDDATFGEEMINLDIGVHVDGWLADTAVTVDLSGTDELAEAPAEALEAALDVVEAGVHTGEIGAEIESVIDGYGYNPVVNLSGHGLGHWEQHTEPNIPNRAVETGVELQAGDVVAIEPFATDGGGKVTEGADEEIFALEREASVRNRDARQALEQIVEEFKTLPFARRWLDTRRAEMALRRLSQQNVVHGYPVLQEDEGCLVSQKEHTVVVTEDGCEVTTR, from the coding sequence ATGAGCGTCGATCTCACCGACGAGCGATACGAGAAACACCGCGAAGCCGGCGACATTCTCGCACAGGTCCGCGCCGAGGCGGCCGACCGCGTCGAGGTCGGCGCGAGCCACCTCGACGTCGCCGAATACGCCGAGGAGCGCATCCGAGAACTCGGCGGCGAACCCGCCTTCCCCGTCAACATCAGCGTCGACGAGGAGGCCGCCCACGCCACCCCCGAACCCGACGACGACGCGACGTTCGGCGAGGAGATGATCAACCTCGACATCGGCGTCCACGTCGACGGGTGGCTCGCCGACACCGCCGTGACGGTCGACCTCTCGGGGACCGACGAGTTGGCCGAGGCCCCCGCGGAGGCGCTGGAGGCCGCCCTCGACGTCGTCGAGGCCGGCGTCCACACCGGCGAGATCGGCGCTGAGATCGAGTCGGTCATCGACGGCTACGGCTACAACCCGGTCGTCAACCTCTCGGGACACGGCCTGGGCCATTGGGAGCAACACACCGAGCCGAACATCCCCAATCGAGCCGTCGAGACGGGCGTCGAACTCCAGGCCGGCGACGTGGTCGCGATCGAGCCGTTCGCCACCGACGGCGGCGGGAAGGTGACGGAGGGGGCCGACGAGGAAATCTTCGCCCTCGAACGGGAGGCCAGCGTCCGGAACCGCGACGCGAGACAGGCCCTCGAGCAGATCGTCGAGGAGTTCAAGACGCTGCCGTTCGCCCGCCGGTGGCTCGACACCCGCCGCGCGGAGATGGCGCTCCGACGGCTCAGCCAACAGAACGTCGTCCACGGCTACCCCGTCCTGCAGGAGGACGAGGGCTGTCTCGTCAGCCAGAAGGAACACACGGTCGTCGTCACCGAGGACGGCTGCGAAGTGACGACGCGGTAG
- a CDS encoding universal stress protein, translated as MHDRPTILVPIRVLEGESFPEGTAELLSNVRVLLLGYHVVPEQTAPGQMRMQFETKANTRLGELETLLESAGATVETRLVFTRNGQKTIDRMVYEHDCLAVLDPGAAGNLDDVLVPVRGSVGVDRIARVVTGLFADTDADVTLYHVTEEGESNEDARTLLEGLATRLASGGIDRRRVVLTVRHGDDAFDAITDDASSFDAVVMGESDPSLSTLVFGMPTKAVAERFLGPVFVVQRERPLEGGRTE; from the coding sequence ATGCACGACAGACCCACCATACTCGTTCCGATCCGCGTCCTCGAGGGCGAATCGTTTCCCGAAGGAACTGCCGAACTGCTCTCGAACGTGCGGGTACTCCTGCTCGGATACCACGTCGTCCCCGAGCAGACGGCGCCGGGACAGATGCGGATGCAGTTCGAGACGAAGGCCAACACCCGCCTCGGCGAACTCGAAACGCTGCTCGAATCGGCCGGAGCGACCGTCGAGACTCGGCTCGTGTTCACCCGAAACGGTCAAAAGACGATCGACCGGATGGTGTACGAACACGACTGCCTCGCGGTATTGGACCCGGGAGCGGCCGGGAACCTCGACGACGTGTTGGTCCCGGTCCGCGGCTCGGTCGGCGTCGACCGCATCGCCCGCGTCGTCACTGGGCTGTTCGCCGACACCGACGCCGACGTGACGCTGTATCACGTCACCGAGGAAGGGGAGTCGAACGAGGACGCCCGGACGCTGCTGGAGGGGCTCGCCACCCGGCTCGCGTCGGGCGGGATCGACCGCCGCCGGGTGGTACTCACCGTCAGACACGGCGACGACGCGTTCGACGCGATCACCGACGACGCCAGCTCGTTCGACGCCGTCGTGATGGGTGAATCCGATCCCTCCCTCTCGACGCTCGTGTTCGGAATGCCGACCAAGGCGGTCGCAGAGCGCTTCCTCGGCCCGGTGTTCGTCGTCCAGCGCGAACGGCCCCTGGAGGGCGGGCGGACGGAGTGA
- a CDS encoding TrkA C-terminal domain-containing protein translates to MQPLPVEVLFGIYLGALTGMFPALVSWALGFIFKYVTGVSIPAFGVVVLALALAGINGGLLALNDPAVVQSGYRIVVALIVVLMLSLYAHAKGDAMGASVPKRLSWRKLRDRTLSSDVVELVGARGEAHIEVVGEVTDMEGYPPLSSETRSEIETGEWRLPADLPISELEARFADRLRTELDLADISVSIDERGRASVVAAPPLSGISKRVPDGKRAVSVETLVPTGIARGDEVAVVAGGTEVRGTVIAAKSSLHREAAIKPDGGTADGAPPTTAAPTTTGGDGRITVAVDRSKASELLGVSRAKVVVTARGTRREFELISMLRRAGKRFRTMRVKPSGGLAGGTIGGSNVRGAYDVAVLAIQRPDGWLVAPRGGTEVRAGDELFVVGKRAALDAFEEVIA, encoded by the coding sequence ATGCAGCCGCTTCCCGTCGAGGTCCTGTTCGGTATCTACCTCGGCGCCCTGACCGGGATGTTTCCCGCGCTCGTCTCCTGGGCGCTGGGGTTCATATTCAAATACGTCACCGGCGTCTCGATCCCCGCCTTCGGTGTCGTCGTTCTCGCGTTGGCGCTCGCCGGCATCAACGGCGGGTTGCTCGCGCTGAACGATCCCGCAGTCGTGCAGTCCGGCTACCGGATCGTCGTCGCGTTGATCGTCGTGTTGATGCTCTCGTTGTACGCACACGCCAAGGGCGACGCGATGGGCGCGTCGGTTCCGAAGCGGCTCTCGTGGCGGAAGCTCCGCGATCGGACGCTCTCGAGCGACGTCGTGGAGCTGGTCGGCGCCCGTGGCGAGGCCCACATAGAGGTCGTCGGCGAAGTGACCGACATGGAGGGCTACCCGCCGCTGTCGTCGGAGACGCGATCGGAGATCGAGACGGGCGAGTGGCGGCTGCCGGCCGACCTGCCGATCTCGGAACTCGAAGCCCGCTTTGCCGACCGGCTTCGGACCGAACTCGATCTCGCCGACATCTCCGTGTCGATCGACGAACGCGGGCGGGCGAGCGTGGTCGCGGCCCCGCCGCTGTCGGGGATCTCCAAGCGCGTGCCGGACGGGAAACGCGCCGTTTCGGTCGAGACACTCGTTCCGACCGGGATCGCCCGCGGCGACGAGGTCGCGGTGGTGGCCGGCGGGACGGAGGTCCGGGGGACGGTCATCGCGGCCAAATCGTCGCTACACCGCGAGGCGGCGATCAAGCCCGACGGCGGGACTGCGGACGGCGCCCCTCCGACGACGGCCGCGCCGACGACGACCGGCGGTGACGGTCGGATCACCGTCGCCGTCGACCGCTCGAAGGCGAGCGAACTGTTGGGCGTCTCGCGGGCGAAAGTCGTCGTCACCGCCCGCGGGACGCGCCGGGAGTTCGAGTTGATTTCGATGCTCCGGCGTGCCGGCAAGCGCTTTCGGACGATGAGAGTAAAGCCCTCGGGCGGACTCGCCGGCGGAACGATCGGCGGCTCGAACGTCCGGGGGGCGTACGACGTCGCGGTGTTGGCGATACAACGGCCCGATGGGTGGCTCGTCGCCCCCCGCGGCGGGACCGAGGTGCGCGCGGGCGACGAGCTGTTCGTCGTCGGGAAGCGCGCCGCCCTCGACGCCTTCGAGGAGGTGATCGCGTGA
- a CDS encoding cytochrome c biogenesis protein CcdA codes for MTDVTLATNLPFAITAGVATFFSPCAYPLLPGYVGFYLNQTTAEEASLGGAGARGVAAGAGVLVTLGTLAWATFVVGHSTLSGVTLFETLVGALLVGFGALVATGKAPSVSVPLPKRRASVLGFGVFGAGYALAGAGCVAPVFLGVTARAASLPGETATVVLAAYAGTVAALMISVTVATGMGLVSNASRFTAYSGLIERIAGVVMILAGLGQLYLALVVY; via the coding sequence ATGACCGACGTCACGCTCGCGACGAACCTGCCCTTCGCGATCACCGCCGGGGTCGCGACGTTCTTTTCGCCGTGTGCGTACCCGCTGTTGCCGGGGTACGTCGGCTTCTATCTGAACCAGACGACCGCGGAGGAGGCCTCCCTCGGGGGGGCGGGCGCTCGTGGGGTCGCCGCGGGGGCGGGCGTGCTTGTCACGCTCGGCACGCTCGCGTGGGCGACGTTCGTGGTGGGCCACTCGACCCTCTCGGGTGTCACGCTCTTCGAGACGCTCGTCGGCGCGCTGTTGGTGGGCTTCGGGGCGCTCGTTGCCACCGGGAAGGCCCCGTCGGTGTCGGTGCCGCTGCCGAAGCGGCGCGCGAGCGTCCTCGGGTTCGGGGTCTTCGGGGCGGGGTACGCGCTGGCGGGTGCGGGCTGTGTCGCGCCCGTTTTTCTCGGGGTCACGGCCCGTGCCGCCTCGCTGCCGGGGGAGACGGCCACGGTCGTGCTCGCGGCGTACGCGGGGACCGTCGCCGCGTTGATGATCTCGGTGACGGTCGCGACCGGGATGGGGCTGGTGTCGAACGCGAGCCGGTTCACGGCGTACTCCGGACTGATCGAGCGGATCGCGGGGGTCGTGATGATCCTCGCCGGCCTCGGACAGCTCTATCTCGCGCTCGTCGTGTACTGA